Proteins from one Ardenticatena maritima genomic window:
- a CDS encoding HAD family hydrolase, producing MRALLLDLDDTLLLNSVDAFLPRYFRALSAAFADLVPPERFLDTLRTATMQTIANTDPTRTNAEVFWEAWEHLLPELRSQRDEVRRRTEHFYREVFPTLKGDTRPVEGAREVITWAKEQGLAVVIATNPIFPMAAIRERLRWAELDDLDFDLITSYENMHFTKPQPHYYREIADVLGITPEEAVMAGNHITNDLVPAHAVGMRTFLVNLAPVRDAPFTPDGEGDLFALRAWLAQHLA from the coding sequence GTGCGCGCTTTATTGCTCGACCTGGACGATACGCTCTTGCTCAACAGTGTGGACGCCTTTTTACCCCGCTACTTCCGCGCCCTGAGCGCCGCCTTTGCCGACCTGGTACCGCCGGAACGCTTTCTCGACACCTTGCGCACCGCCACCATGCAAACCATCGCCAATACCGACCCCACCCGTACCAACGCCGAAGTCTTTTGGGAAGCGTGGGAACATCTGCTCCCCGAACTGCGTTCCCAACGCGATGAAGTGCGCCGACGCACCGAACACTTCTACCGCGAGGTGTTCCCCACGCTGAAAGGCGATACACGCCCCGTTGAAGGCGCGCGCGAGGTGATTACCTGGGCGAAAGAGCAGGGGCTGGCGGTCGTGATTGCCACCAACCCCATTTTCCCCATGGCGGCGATTCGCGAACGCTTGCGCTGGGCGGAACTGGACGACCTCGACTTCGACTTGATTACGTCCTACGAAAACATGCACTTCACCAAACCCCAACCGCACTACTACCGCGAGATTGCCGACGTGTTGGGCATCACCCCCGAAGAGGCTGTGATGGCGGGCAACCACATCACCAACGACCTCGTCCCGGCGCACGCGGTGGGCATGCGCACCTTCCTGGTGAATCTTGCGCCTGTGCGCGACGCCCCCTTCACCCCCGACGGCGAAGGGGATTTGTTCGCACTGCGCGCATGGCTGGCGCAACACCTGGCATGA
- a CDS encoding patatin-like phospholipase family protein, with amino-acid sequence MLAFVLSGGGNRGALQVGALQILLEAGIVPDMLVGTSVGAVNAAFLAVDPTPRGAYRLADIWRRVRKDDLYPGTHLTALWNTIRGREGLFSNANWFAFLQKHTPAKRFGDLRIPAYAVATDLETGRQVVFGDNPDDPIVDALMASTALPPLHPPWVYEGRRLIDGGAVADLPVRVAIERGATEIIALNLANPHTPGEQLRSLVGIMNRAVSVLIWRHVEADLEHAAMLGNVRLRTIDLRVEMTLAPWDFSQTSRLIAEGRNITRRALEADPYQLTPPQQRLRDRLAETLSVKTASMFRKTTAWMRRNAASSPETRNARP; translated from the coding sequence ATGTTAGCATTCGTACTCAGTGGCGGAGGTAATCGCGGCGCGTTGCAAGTCGGAGCGCTGCAAATTCTGCTCGAAGCGGGCATCGTGCCCGATATGCTTGTGGGCACATCTGTGGGCGCGGTCAACGCCGCCTTCCTGGCAGTAGACCCCACTCCTCGCGGCGCGTATCGGCTCGCCGACATCTGGCGGCGCGTCCGCAAGGATGACCTGTACCCCGGCACACACCTGACGGCGCTCTGGAACACCATCCGCGGGCGCGAGGGGCTCTTTTCCAACGCCAACTGGTTCGCCTTCTTGCAGAAGCACACACCCGCCAAGCGCTTTGGCGACCTGCGCATCCCCGCCTACGCCGTCGCCACCGACCTGGAAACAGGGCGGCAAGTTGTCTTTGGCGACAACCCGGACGACCCCATTGTGGACGCGCTCATGGCGAGCACCGCATTGCCCCCTCTGCACCCCCCTTGGGTGTACGAAGGGCGGCGCTTGATTGACGGCGGCGCGGTGGCCGACTTGCCCGTGCGCGTCGCCATTGAGCGAGGCGCAACGGAGATTATCGCGCTCAACCTGGCTAACCCCCACACGCCCGGCGAACAACTGCGCTCACTGGTAGGCATCATGAACCGCGCCGTCTCGGTGTTGATTTGGCGGCACGTGGAAGCCGACCTGGAACACGCCGCCATGCTGGGCAATGTGCGCCTGCGCACCATTGACCTGCGCGTGGAAATGACGCTTGCACCGTGGGATTTCAGCCAAACCTCGCGCCTGATTGCCGAAGGGCGCAATATCACCCGCCGCGCACTCGAAGCCGACCCATACCAACTCACCCCACCTCAGCAACGCCTGCGCGACCGTCTCGCCGAAACGCTTTCCGTCAAGACGGCAAGCATGTTCCGCAAAACAACCGCCTGGATGCGGCGCAACGCGGCTTCTTCGCCGGAGACGCGCAACGCACGCCCCTGA
- a CDS encoding ABC transporter permease subunit encodes MRWHYVRAVLTKEWHELARQRMIWSAMLIPLLVTMVIPIITVRSMGAEEALDRDTVELVSRFTAAIPELAALSPDLQVAVVMLRMFSMMFLLIPVVGALNIATYAIVGEKRNRTLEPVLTTPIRPQELLLGKSIAAVVIPMLTTWLGYVLYIFIITFFLDARLRPYLLDTASLLMIFVLAPFVALFGLGGGMIVSTRANDVRAAQQVGGLVVLPVVALFVGQALGWLIFDTWLMLLAIAGAIVLDIVLLGINVALFDTERILTRWT; translated from the coding sequence ATGAGATGGCACTATGTCCGCGCCGTCCTCACCAAAGAATGGCACGAACTCGCTCGCCAGCGCATGATCTGGTCGGCTATGCTCATCCCCCTGCTCGTCACAATGGTGATTCCCATCATCACCGTGCGCAGTATGGGCGCCGAAGAAGCCCTCGACCGCGACACGGTCGAACTCGTGAGCCGTTTCACCGCCGCCATCCCCGAACTGGCCGCCCTCTCGCCCGATTTGCAGGTCGCGGTCGTCATGTTGCGCATGTTCAGCATGATGTTCCTGCTCATTCCCGTGGTTGGGGCGCTCAACATTGCCACCTATGCCATTGTGGGCGAAAAGCGCAACCGCACCCTGGAACCTGTGCTCACCACGCCCATCCGCCCGCAAGAACTTCTGCTGGGCAAAAGCATAGCGGCTGTTGTCATTCCCATGCTCACCACCTGGCTGGGCTATGTGCTCTACATTTTCATCATCACCTTCTTCCTGGACGCGCGCCTGCGCCCCTACCTGCTGGACACCGCCAGCCTGCTCATGATTTTTGTACTGGCGCCCTTCGTGGCGCTGTTTGGGCTGGGCGGCGGCATGATTGTCTCCACACGGGCAAACGATGTGCGCGCCGCGCAACAAGTCGGGGGGCTGGTGGTGTTGCCGGTGGTGGCGCTCTTCGTGGGGCAAGCGCTGGGCTGGCTCATCTTCGATACGTGGCTCATGCTGCTTGCGATTGCCGGCGCAATCGTGCTCGACATTGTGCTGTTGGGCATCAACGTCGCCCTGTTCGACACGGAGCGCATTTTGACACGCTGGACGTAA
- a CDS encoding prephenate dehydrogenase — protein sequence MSQLKVSIIGTGTIGTSLGLALKNSQASVEITGHDLEHEHAGQALKMGALDHTHWNLPKAVEGADLVILATPLSAIRETLLHIAEDLRPDAVVMDVAELKKPVLAWATEFLPDTVHFISTNPLVSVPSRGPAGASATLFTGKRIALVPSANAKSAALDLVTNVVQVIGAEPLFISAEENDSMVAAMRQIPLMLKVAYGHRIFTSPTWREMREMVDQTFAAFTALPTNDVEELYTLLFSNRAALRHWVNALQDTLSLLQAFLESDPVEEQEQHERLRQMIATLLEQQEQWDTGVEQEEVERFDTAMRQAKEITSLEQLLYGRFFRRRRKD from the coding sequence ATGAGTCAATTGAAAGTGAGTATCATCGGAACGGGAACCATTGGCACCTCTTTGGGGTTGGCGCTGAAAAACAGCCAGGCGTCGGTCGAAATCACCGGACACGACCTTGAACACGAACACGCCGGTCAGGCGCTCAAAATGGGGGCGCTTGACCATACCCACTGGAACTTGCCCAAAGCCGTTGAAGGCGCCGACCTCGTCATTCTGGCAACGCCGTTGTCGGCAATCCGCGAAACACTGTTGCACATTGCCGAAGACCTGCGCCCCGACGCGGTGGTGATGGATGTTGCCGAGTTGAAAAAGCCGGTGCTGGCGTGGGCGACGGAATTTTTGCCCGATACGGTGCACTTCATCAGCACGAACCCGCTGGTGTCCGTGCCTTCTCGTGGTCCGGCCGGCGCCTCGGCGACACTTTTCACAGGCAAACGCATTGCCCTTGTGCCGTCGGCCAACGCCAAGAGCGCCGCCCTTGACTTGGTCACAAACGTTGTGCAGGTCATCGGGGCTGAACCGCTCTTCATCAGCGCCGAGGAAAACGATTCGATGGTCGCGGCGATGCGCCAAATCCCGCTCATGCTCAAAGTGGCATATGGGCACCGGATCTTTACTTCCCCCACTTGGCGCGAAATGCGCGAGATGGTGGACCAAACGTTTGCGGCGTTCACGGCATTGCCGACCAACGATGTGGAAGAACTGTACACGCTGCTCTTCTCCAACCGCGCCGCCCTGCGCCATTGGGTGAACGCCTTGCAAGACACGTTGAGCCTGTTGCAAGCCTTCCTTGAAAGCGACCCCGTTGAGGAACAAGAGCAACACGAGCGCCTGCGGCAGATGATTGCTACACTTCTGGAACAACAAGAGCAATGGGATACAGGGGTTGAACAAGAGGAAGTCGAGCGGTTTGACACGGCTATGCGGCAAGCGAAAGAAATCACCAGCCTGGAACAACTCTTGTACGGGCGGTTCTTCCGTCGCCGCCGCAAAGATTGA
- a CDS encoding GNAT family N-acetyltransferase — translation MTTENTFLSGYPKTVPIRRGQHIVIRPMRADDTEGLRQLFADVDETEYRVLRDDVSNPDVIASWTANINFDEVIPLVAELDGRIVGDIRLHRQRVAPYEKIGEIRFYVHPRYRKRGIGKALVREILQIARAVGLEKIVVEFYVEHRGLITAFERMGFEREAILPTYQVIVLSYDLTRTPEPERPPIAHADHLPPLPLWPDRRFFGMTPERYPERLNLCEILLDAVVQSAWAERPALITETETISYDLLLQETTRLAGGLRSLGVQEADPVLIYLPNIPQAVTANFAVQRLGGISVPVPPQLSRREVGYIIRDSEAGVAITTADLLPELLRARGAEKLHHIVVVGGGNDIPEGPRIVRYAHLVARSAAVDPVRRSGQEVALLLYTSREDGRPKGTAHLLEEILSVADIMGKHLWHVNEDDVLASPAPLGLGQGYLTWGIIPYRFGAAAYLLPGLDGQALANAIRQHPITILNMVPTGYRRLLELETLTEDDVASLRLCIASGEALTIHTYRAWYERFGFPILEAFATTEMLGQFLSNAVNMQPKPGSLGRVVPGYEVRIVDKHGRELPDGEIGFLVVRGPSGTLYWNDPQAQEQSVWHGWNVVGDYAYRDEDGYFWYVARQDDLIKSGGFRIDPLEVEWVLREHPAVVDAAVVGLPDPIRGQAVHAFVVPKPGVQADDALAQSILESLHGRLAEYKIPTSLTFIESIPRGPDGKLIRRMLRERVRLGHDRIL, via the coding sequence TTGACAACCGAAAATACGTTCCTGAGCGGCTATCCGAAGACCGTCCCAATTCGGCGTGGGCAACATATCGTCATCCGCCCAATGCGCGCCGATGATACCGAAGGGTTGCGCCAACTGTTCGCCGATGTGGATGAAACCGAGTATCGCGTTTTACGCGACGACGTCTCCAATCCAGACGTGATTGCCTCGTGGACGGCAAACATCAATTTCGATGAAGTGATTCCGCTGGTTGCTGAACTGGATGGGCGCATTGTTGGCGATATTCGTTTGCATCGCCAACGGGTCGCGCCTTATGAAAAAATTGGCGAAATCCGCTTCTACGTTCATCCGCGCTACCGCAAACGCGGCATTGGCAAAGCCCTGGTGCGCGAAATTTTGCAGATTGCGCGTGCGGTGGGGCTGGAAAAAATCGTCGTCGAGTTTTATGTCGAGCATCGCGGGTTGATTACAGCCTTCGAGCGCATGGGGTTCGAGCGTGAGGCGATTTTGCCCACGTACCAGGTGATTGTGCTGAGTTATGACCTGACACGTACCCCCGAACCTGAACGCCCGCCCATTGCGCACGCCGACCATTTGCCGCCCTTGCCGCTCTGGCCGGATCGCCGCTTCTTTGGCATGACGCCTGAGCGGTATCCGGAACGGCTCAACCTGTGCGAAATTTTGCTGGACGCCGTAGTACAAAGCGCATGGGCGGAACGCCCGGCGCTCATCACCGAAACCGAAACCATCTCGTATGACCTTCTGCTGCAAGAAACAACCCGCCTTGCGGGCGGCTTGCGTTCGCTTGGCGTTCAGGAAGCCGACCCGGTCCTGATTTACTTGCCGAACATTCCGCAAGCCGTCACCGCCAATTTTGCCGTGCAACGCTTGGGCGGCATCAGCGTGCCCGTCCCGCCCCAGCTTTCGCGCCGCGAAGTAGGGTACATCATTCGCGATAGCGAGGCGGGGGTAGCTATCACCACCGCCGACCTTCTGCCTGAGCTGTTGCGCGCCCGTGGCGCTGAAAAATTGCACCACATCGTTGTTGTCGGCGGCGGCAACGACATCCCCGAAGGCCCGCGCATCGTGCGCTACGCCCACCTGGTGGCGCGCAGTGCCGCAGTAGACCCCGTGCGCCGCAGTGGGCAAGAAGTGGCGCTGTTGCTGTACACGTCGCGCGAGGATGGACGCCCCAAGGGGACGGCACACCTGCTTGAAGAAATCCTCAGCGTCGCCGACATCATGGGCAAGCATCTCTGGCATGTCAACGAAGACGACGTGCTCGCCAGCCCGGCGCCTTTGGGATTGGGGCAAGGGTATCTGACATGGGGCATCATTCCTTATCGCTTTGGCGCCGCGGCGTACCTGTTGCCCGGTCTCGATGGGCAAGCGCTGGCGAACGCCATTCGCCAACACCCCATCACCATCCTGAACATGGTGCCAACCGGCTATCGCCGCCTGCTCGAACTCGAAACGCTGACCGAAGACGACGTGGCAAGCCTGCGGCTCTGCATTGCTTCAGGCGAGGCGCTGACCATTCACACGTACCGCGCTTGGTACGAACGGTTCGGCTTCCCCATTTTGGAAGCCTTTGCGACCACCGAAATGCTGGGGCAATTCCTTTCCAACGCGGTCAACATGCAACCCAAGCCCGGCTCATTGGGGCGCGTGGTCCCCGGCTATGAAGTGCGCATTGTGGATAAACATGGCCGCGAACTGCCCGATGGCGAAATCGGCTTTTTGGTGGTGCGTGGTCCCAGCGGCACGCTCTACTGGAACGACCCGCAAGCGCAGGAGCAGAGCGTCTGGCACGGGTGGAACGTGGTCGGCGATTACGCCTACCGCGATGAAGATGGGTACTTCTGGTACGTCGCGCGGCAAGACGACCTCATCAAGAGCGGCGGCTTCCGCATTGACCCGCTTGAAGTGGAGTGGGTGTTGCGCGAGCACCCCGCCGTGGTGGACGCCGCCGTCGTTGGTCTGCCAGACCCCATTCGGGGGCAAGCCGTGCACGCCTTCGTTGTGCCCAAGCCCGGCGTCCAGGCGGATGACGCCCTCGCGCAATCTATTTTGGAAAGCCTGCATGGTCGGCTTGCCGAATACAAAATTCCCACCTCGTTGACGTTCATCGAGTCCATTCCTCGTGGACCTGATGGCAAATTGATTCGCCGAATGTTACGCGAACGGGTACGGTTAGGCCATGATCGAATTCTCTAA
- a CDS encoding site-2 protease family protein, with protein MFVNSVAEFIAVAIAVVLAITVHEFAHAWVADQMGDPTPRREGRVTLNPRAHLDPLGTLLFFIAGFGWGKPVNSNPRYLPGGVRGLALVAAAGPLSNIVLAILFALPLRLGVVDLATQGGRLIPSLGLIYWNVILLNVVLAVFNLIPLAPLDGSKVLAFFIPPAWMLQYQRIQEMGPLLLLVLIFLPRFIGLDILGMLISPPIRLILTLLLG; from the coding sequence TTGTTTGTCAATTCCGTTGCCGAATTCATCGCTGTTGCCATCGCGGTTGTGCTTGCGATTACGGTGCACGAATTTGCCCATGCGTGGGTTGCCGACCAGATGGGCGACCCCACACCACGCCGCGAAGGGCGCGTCACGCTCAATCCGCGTGCTCACCTCGACCCGCTGGGCACGCTTTTGTTCTTCATCGCCGGCTTTGGCTGGGGGAAACCCGTCAACAGCAACCCGCGCTACTTGCCGGGGGGCGTGCGTGGGCTGGCACTGGTGGCGGCGGCGGGACCGCTCTCGAATATCGTGCTGGCGATTCTGTTCGCTCTTCCCTTGCGCCTGGGCGTGGTTGACCTCGCCACGCAAGGGGGGCGTCTCATTCCCAGCCTTGGCTTGATATACTGGAACGTGATTTTACTCAACGTGGTGCTGGCGGTTTTCAACCTCATTCCGCTTGCGCCGCTTGACGGCTCGAAGGTGTTGGCTTTTTTCATCCCGCCGGCGTGGATGCTCCAGTACCAGCGCATTCAGGAGATGGGGCCATTGTTGCTGTTGGTGTTGATTTTCCTGCCCCGTTTCATTGGGCTGGACATTCTTGGCATGCTCATCAGCCCGCCCATTCGTCTCATTCTCACCCTGTTGCTTGGGTAG
- a CDS encoding cysteine hydrolase family protein: MSIQFVPGETVAVPEIAFKERVELPADKTALIIVDMQNDFVKEGGTLVVPAAIETVPNIQRLLERARSAGVKVVFTQDTHFDGDPEWQIWPEHCRANTWGWEIIEELKPQEGELICQKNRYDGFYGTWLDHFLRVWGVENVVIVGTVSSICVLHTAASAGLRWYNIVVPADGVSALNDFDQALTLRQVSWLYTGSVTKSVDDIAFT, translated from the coding sequence ATGAGCATCCAATTTGTTCCCGGCGAAACCGTCGCTGTGCCCGAAATTGCGTTCAAAGAACGTGTTGAACTCCCCGCCGACAAGACGGCGCTCATCATCGTGGATATGCAAAACGATTTTGTGAAAGAAGGCGGCACATTGGTCGTGCCCGCCGCGATTGAAACGGTGCCCAACATCCAGCGCCTGCTGGAACGCGCGCGTAGCGCCGGCGTCAAAGTCGTCTTTACGCAAGACACGCACTTCGACGGCGACCCTGAATGGCAAATCTGGCCGGAACACTGCCGCGCCAACACGTGGGGGTGGGAAATCATCGAAGAACTCAAACCGCAAGAGGGCGAACTCATTTGCCAGAAGAACCGCTACGATGGCTTCTACGGCACCTGGCTCGACCACTTCTTGCGTGTGTGGGGCGTTGAAAACGTGGTCATTGTGGGCACGGTGTCGAGCATCTGCGTGTTGCACACCGCCGCCTCGGCCGGCTTGCGCTGGTACAACATCGTTGTGCCTGCTGACGGCGTCTCGGCGCTGAACGACTTTGACCAGGCGCTCACCTTGCGGCAAGTCTCCTGGCTCTACACTGGGAGCGTCACCAAAAGCGTGGATGATATTGCGTTTACGTAA
- a CDS encoding putative ABC transporter permease — protein MWTRFFIYGMLGWCGEIVWTALHDKVSGYNRRWDLRGTTYLWMFPIYGLIAPLFEPAHNLLRPLPWGVRGLAYMLGFFTVEYASGWLLRRLTGACPWDYSKRARWHLHGLIRFDYAPVWFFVGLLLERVHDMLVLLTPALQEAVRAVW, from the coding sequence ATGTGGACGCGTTTTTTCATCTACGGCATGCTGGGATGGTGTGGTGAAATTGTGTGGACGGCGCTGCACGACAAGGTCAGCGGCTACAATCGCCGTTGGGACTTGCGCGGCACAACCTACCTCTGGATGTTTCCCATCTACGGCTTGATTGCCCCGCTGTTCGAGCCGGCGCACAATCTGCTGCGCCCCTTGCCCTGGGGCGTGCGCGGGCTGGCGTACATGCTGGGGTTCTTCACCGTGGAGTACGCCAGCGGCTGGCTGTTGCGCCGCCTGACCGGCGCATGCCCCTGGGATTACAGCAAACGGGCACGCTGGCACCTGCACGGGCTGATTCGCTTCGATTACGCCCCCGTTTGGTTTTTCGTCGGTCTGCTGCTGGAACGTGTGCATGACATGCTGGTGCTCCTCACCCCCGCGCTGCAAGAAGCAGTGCGCGCCGTCTGGTAG
- a CDS encoding ABC transporter ATP-binding protein: protein MSVSFLIETSHLTKRFDGVTAVEDLSLHVKRGEVLALLGPNGAGKTTTIRLLLGLLAPTEGTVHVLGYDMRRRSQAEQARARVGVLTETPGLYETLSALENLRFFAALYNVRNAESAIETYLRLVELWDRRHERVGTFSKGMRQRLALARALLHEPDILFLDEPTSGLDPAATRRIRELLLDLKTQGRTILLTTHNLDEAERLADRIAVLRTRLLVIDTPEALRLRLYGRRVRIECSAPCPQALEIVQALPFVRHVAASSENTLLVQVESPEEQNPALIEALVQAGAKIRWVEEDRVSLEDVYLQLVGDTEEEAV, encoded by the coding sequence ATGAGTGTATCCTTTCTGATTGAAACATCGCACCTCACCAAACGCTTTGACGGCGTCACCGCCGTGGAAGACCTGAGTCTCCACGTCAAACGCGGCGAAGTGCTGGCGCTGCTCGGACCCAACGGAGCGGGGAAAACAACCACCATCCGCCTGTTGCTGGGGCTTTTAGCCCCCACCGAGGGCACAGTCCACGTATTGGGCTACGACATGCGCCGCCGAAGCCAAGCCGAGCAAGCACGCGCCCGCGTGGGGGTGCTCACCGAGACGCCCGGTCTCTATGAAACCCTCAGCGCGCTTGAAAACCTGCGCTTCTTCGCCGCGCTCTACAACGTGCGCAACGCCGAGAGCGCCATCGAAACCTACTTGCGCCTGGTGGAATTGTGGGACCGCCGCCATGAGCGCGTGGGCACATTCTCCAAAGGAATGCGCCAGCGGCTGGCATTGGCGCGCGCCCTGCTCCACGAACCCGACATCCTCTTTCTGGACGAGCCAACCAGCGGACTTGACCCCGCCGCCACACGTCGCATCCGCGAACTCCTGCTCGACCTGAAAACGCAAGGGCGCACCATTCTGCTCACCACGCACAACCTGGATGAAGCCGAACGCCTTGCCGACCGCATCGCCGTCCTGCGTACACGCTTGCTGGTCATAGACACGCCCGAGGCGCTGCGCTTGCGGCTGTACGGGCGGCGTGTGCGTATCGAATGCTCGGCGCCGTGTCCGCAGGCGCTTGAAATCGTGCAAGCGTTGCCCTTTGTGCGCCATGTCGCCGCTTCATCTGAGAACACGTTGCTTGTGCAAGTCGAATCGCCCGAGGAACAGAACCCCGCCCTCATCGAAGCGCTGGTACAAGCAGGGGCAAAAATTCGCTGGGTGGAAGAAGACCGTGTCTCCCTTGAAGACGTGTATCTGCAACTGGTTGGTGATACAGAGGAGGAAGCGGTATGA